The Chloroflexus aggregans DSM 9485 genome segment ATGACCCCGGCCACAATAGCTACACTCATCCCAGCCACAAGGTAGAGCAGTGCCACCTGCCAGCCAAACGTCCCGAACAGCATCACCAGCGCGACTTCGTTCACCATCGGCGCAGCGATCAGGAACGAGAAGGTCACACCAAGCGGGATGCCGGCCTCGACGAATCCGATAAAGAGTGGTACTGCCGAGCACGAGCAAAATGGCGTCAAGACACCTAATCCGGCAGCGAGGATATTGCCAACTCCCTCACGTTTGCCGCCTAGAAAGGCACGGGTACGCTCGGGGCTAAAGAACGAGCGCAACGTACTGATCACAAAGATCATCCCGCTCAAGAGCAAGAGAATCTTCGGCACATCATAAAGGAAAAAGGCGACCGATTCACCCAAATGCGAACCTTCGTCTAAACCGATCAGATCATAGGTTAGCCAGTTGGCTAAAGGCTGGATTGTGTTGTACGCGATGAGCCAGATGACTGCTGCCCCAACGACGATCAGCCACGCGCGGCTGTCAGATTGACGAGAAGGTTTGGTAAAAATCTGTTCCATTGCTATTGTCCTCATCGGTAGGGTTTAACCGGATATGCAATTTTTTGCATATCCGGGCGGAAGAAATTGGGCGTAACCGCCCAACCGTTGTACCTGCAAAGCCAATCCTGATTGCGGATACTACTGCTTCAACCAGCCGGCAATCTCCTCTTCCGAGGGGATGCGACCAGCCGAAACCAGCACATCGTTGACCACCAAACCCGGCGTGCGCATCACGTTCCAGCGCATAATTTGCGCATAATCGGTCACTTTCTCGACAGACGCTGCTAGTTGGTAGCGCTGGATCACGTTACGGACGCGCGCTTCTAGCTTTTGGCAGTTCGGGCAACCGGGACCAAGAACCTTTACGTCGACCATTGCTTTACTTCCCTTTCTGATACACTAACCTTCGTCTGACACTGAGGACACACACACCCCACCGGTATTGGTTGCCACGGCTCACTTTCGTCGATCATCGCACGTGCCATGTCGAGTAAGTCAAGCACCTCGCGCCGGAGAAGCCGGTAGTAGATATTCGGCCCATCGCGGCGATCACCGATCAGGCCTGCTTTGCGCAAGACGGCAAGCTGTTGTGAGACATACGCTTGCCGCAGACCGAGGATTGCTTCGATATGGCACACGCATGACTCACCCTGCCGGAGGATCTCGATGATCTCTATCCGAACGGGATGCATCAGCGCTTTGAATAGGTGAGCCTGTTTGGTGGCGGTTGTGCTCCTCATAGTTGCTATGATATGCGATTTTTTGAATGTATTCGTTAAGAGATCGCAACTGTCAGCATTGCAGTGTGACAACTCTTTGAGACTGTGATAAGATGAACCGGCTAGAACGGTGAGGTTATTTTCGTGAAGCCCTTATATGGATGATAAGGAAACGGTATGCACATTCGCGATCTAGCTCGTCAGACCGGCGTATCGCCTAAGACCATCCGTTACTACGAGCAGATTGGTTTGCTACCACCGCCGCAGCGTGCCGAAAATAACTACCGTTGCTATACCCAAGCCGATGTCGAACGGCTACGCTTTATCGTCGGTGCGCGTAGTCTCGATCTCTCATTACGCGAAATTGCTGCGATCCTCGCTATCAGCGATCACGGTGAAGCACCTTGCACCGAGATGATAAATACGCTCGATCACCATATCACGGCAATTGATCGACGTATCGCCGATTTGCAGGCATTACGCGGTTTGCTGATCGGGCTTCGTCAGCAGGGTGACCAGAACGCGACGCTTTGGGAAGATTGTGTCTGTGCATTGGTGCGCGATCGGGTGTCCATCGCTGAGCGTAACGCTGGCTCAGACCGAGCATAAACCCGCTGTGCCCGACGTGGTTCATGTCTCCTGTATCTCTTTCTCGACTGTATTCTATCTCCTTCCTACTCACCCGCAACTTTCCACTCACCGGTCACAACGCGCGTCGGGGTCGGTAACCTGATCGAAAGCAATCCGGCCATCAGCACAAACCCCGCTGAGGCCCAGAGACATGCAATGAGACCGCCGTACAGCCCGTTCTGCATCCCCCATTGGTACAGCGCACCCGACAAGACAGTGCCGGCCAGCCGTCCTAGTGCGTTCGCCATGTAATAAAAACCAACATTCATCGCCACCTTGGCATCATCGGCGTAGGCCAGAATGAGATAGCTGTGTACCGCCGAATTGAGCGCAAAGATAACACCAAATGTGAGCAACCCGATCACCACCGCAGCAGTTGGCGCAAAACCGGTGCCAAGCGCCAACGCAATTGCTGCCGGAAACGCGGCCAGCGCAAACGCTAACCACATCGCAGTGCGCCCATCAGGCGCGCGCGCATCGGCGACCCGCCGTCGGATAAGTGCTGGCGTGGCGGCTTGCACAAAGCCGTAGCCAATTGTCCAGGCTGCCATAAACCCACCGGCCAGCCAGAAATCCCAACCGAGCACGGTGATGAAAAAGACCGGCACGCCGACCACAAACCAGACATCGCGTGCGCCGAACAAAAAGATCCGCGCAGCGGCCAGCAGGTTAACCGCCCGGTTGGGTGAAAACATCTGCTTAAACTTCGCCTTTTTATCGGCAGTTCCTAGATCGCCGCTGATCGCGCTGACCGCCCCGATCAGCGCCGCCAGCACCAGCGCCGCCAGCATCAGCAACGCGGTCTGAAAGCCAAATATGGTCAGCAAGAGCGCACCGACAAAGAAACCTAGTCCCTTAATCGCGTTCTTCGAGCCGGTGAGAACACTCACCCAGCGGTAGAGCTGTCCCTCGCCCTCGCCCACCACCAGTTTCACCGCGCTTTTCGACGACATCTTGGTCAAGTCTTTGGCAATACCCGACAACGCTTGAGCAGCCATCACGTAGGGAACCACCAATAACGATGGTGGAGCAAAGGCAAGCATGCTGAGCGCCACCAGTTGCACGGTGAGACCGGCAAATAAGGTTATCTTCAGACCGAATCGCGCACCAAGATAACCGCCAAATAGATTGGTGATCACACCAAAAATCTCGTAGAACAAGAAGAGCGAAGCCACAGCAAATGGCGAATACCCGAGCTGAGCAAAATAAAAGAGGACTAACATCCGAATCGCGCCATCGGTGAGCGTATCCGCCCAATACGCGACCGTAACCAAGAGGTAATTCCGGCGGTCGGCTTGTCGCTGGGTAGACGTTGTCGTTGTACCGGTCGATTGGACTGGTTTCATAGCGCCATTGCCACCTTTCGTGCTAATTCCACATACCGGTTGGCGTACCCCCACTCGTTGTCGTACCACGCATAAATCTTCACCTGTGTGCCGTTAGTCACCATCGTACACAGCGAATCGACAATTGCCGAATGGGGATCGGTGACAAAATCGATCGACACCAGCGGGCGCGTCTCGTAGGCCAAAATGCCCTTCAGCGAGCCTTCGGCGGCGGTGCGCAGCAAGTCATTCACTTCGGTGACGGTGGTTGGTCGTGTGACTTCAAGCACACAGTCGGTCAGCGAAGCGTTGAGTAGCGGTACCCGCACCGCTTGCCCATCGAGCTTTCCTTGCAATTCTGGGAAGATAAGACCAATCGCCGTTGCCGAACCGGTGGTTGTAGGTATCAGCGACAAGCTCGATGCCCGCGCCCGCCGCAAATCTTTGTACGGTTGGTCATGTACGCTCTGGGTGTTGGTCGAGCTATGGATGGTGGTGATCATGCCGTGGCGGATACCGATCCCCTCGTGGATCACCTTTACAATCGGCGCCAAACAATTGGTCGTACACGAAGCCGCCGTCAGCAGATGGTGGCGGGCCGGATCGTACCAATGATCGTTCACGCCCATCACCACATTCAGCGCCTCGCCCTTCACCGGTGCCGCCACAATCACCTTCTTGACGCCAGCGGCAAAATAGGCCGCCAACTGCTCAGTGGTGCGAAACTTCCCCGTCGCCTCCAGCACGATCTCAACCCCGGCGGCTGCCCACGGCACCGCCGCGGGGTCTTTGATCTGGCTATAGCCAATCGCATGACCGTCGATAACCAACCGATCACCCTCACCGTGTACCTCGGGCGGCCAACGCCCATGCACCGAGTCAAAGGTGAGCAAATGCGCCGCTACCGCCGTATCGCCACCGATCTCGTTGATGTGGACAAACTCAAGTTCTGGCCAGCCCCACGCGGCCCGGAGCGCCAACCGTCCGATCCGGCCAAAGCCGTTGATCCCAACCCGCACCGCCATTGCGTCCTCCCAATTTATATCATTCTGTATTGATGCAATTTTATGAGATACACATCGTTTTAGCAAGCGGAAAACCGTGCGTGGCTCACCCGGTGCGGTACCGGCTAGTCGAGATGAGTCGGTGCGATAATCCGATACACCGAATGACCGGCACGTTTCTTGATCTCTTTAAGGCGCAACTGATGGCGTGGGCCAAGGCGGGGAATCAGATGGTTAAGACCACTCACCACCACAAACCAGTACTCACCACCGGGGCGCAGATGGCGGAGTGGCGCAAGGATGAATTCATGCTCGATCGCGTAGTCACCGATCTTAGCCGGAATATTGGAGACGATCAGGTCATAGGGGCCGGGCGGTGCATCACTCAGCCCAACACTACCGAGCACGGTCACATTCGGGGTAGCGTTGAGGATGGCATTATGGCGGGCATAACGCACGGCAAGCAAATCTTTATCGACGAGGGTTACATGAGCGTTAGGGAAGCGGCGGGCAAGACAAATACCGATCACCCCACAACCACAGCCAAGATCGAGGATGTGCTGTGGTGTGGTCATTGCCGGTTCGATCAATCGCAAGAGCAGATCGGTACCTTCGTCGATTTGAAATGACGAAAAGATTGTATGCCCAACATCAAAAGCGAATTGCTGACCGCGCAACGTATAGGTAATCCGCTTTTTGTAGTAGGGATCGAAAGGAATGTTTTCACTGTTCATCATCGATGCGCGGAGGATTTACCATCCGTTCGTGCTGAATTTGGCGAATAACATCATTAATATGCAGGCTATAATCAATCGATGTATCTTCGATCAAGTGCAATTCTGGAATAAAGCGCATATGACGCATCTCTTCTGCGACTCGTTTGCGCAGAAAACCGCGTGCTCGTTGCAATGCCGCCATCGTTGTTGCCCGTTCTTCTGGAGTACCCATGATCGAAATATACACTTTGGCGTGTTGTAGATCGGCGCTCACCTCGACCTTCGTGACCGAAGCGAACCCAACCCGTGGATCCTTCAACTCTGTCTGGATCACTTCGCCGAGAATCCGCTGCATCGTATCGGCGACTTGTTGTAATCGTTGTTTAGCCATAGTTTGCACCCTTTGCGCAGTGGACAGAAGCACTCTCGAACCAGATCGGTCTACCGAACAATGGGAAGGTGAAAGGTTATGTATGATGATCTGGTGTCATGACATAGCCGGCAGAAGCGTTAGCGTGTGCGCTTCTGCCGGTAGATAGATCATCGAATGGCGATCACAGTGTGGCTGCTACCTGCTCTTGGCGATAGAACTCGAGCGCATCACCGATTTCAATATCGTTAAAGCCCTCGACGATCAAACCGCACTCATAACCGGCCGTCACCTCGCGCACATCATCTTTAAATCGCTTGAGCGACGAGATCTTGCCGTCGTGGATCACCACACCGCGTCGCAACACGCGGACATTTTGGCCGGTGCGTGTAATCTTACCGTCGGTGACATACACACCGGCGACCACCTCACGGGTAGGTAAGCGGAAGATATTGCGGACCTCGGCATAGCCCTCGACCACCTCTTTGAAGGTTGGTGCGAGCATACCGGCCATTGCCTTCTTCAAATCATCTTGCAACTGATAGATGATGTTGTAGAAGCGAATATCAATCCCATGCTGTTCGGCGTGACGGCGGGCCGCCGGGTCTGGCCGAGCGTTGAAGCCGATGATAATTGCATGGCTGGCGAGGGCAAGGTTCACATCACCTTCAGTAATGGCACCGACACCACGGTGAATGATGCGGGTTTGCACCTCGTTCTGCGACTGGTTCAACTGCTCGATCAGATGGGCAATCGCATCGAGTGAGCCCTGGACATCGGCTTTCAAGATCAGGTTCAACTCCTTCACCTGACCCTGTTTCACCTTACCGAACAGCTCTTCGAGGCTGGTACCGCGCGCGCTCGCTGCCATCGCTTCGGCCCGCTGCTGGCGTTGGCGTTGCAATGCGATCTCACGTGCCAGAACCAGATCGTCCATCACCTGCAAGATGTCACCGGCCTGTGGCACACCTTCCAACCCGATAATTTCCACGGGGGTTGACGGTTCGGCGTGGCGAAGGCGCTTCCCGCTGTCGCTAAACATTGATTTGATCTTGCCGGCGACACAGCCGACCAACACGTTATCTTCGAGGTGGAGCGTACCGTTTTGGATCAACACCGTTGCTACCGGACCACGACTCTTATCGAGTTTGGCCTCGATAATCGTACCGACGGCCGGCGCATTGGGATTTGCGCGCAGATCCTCGAGGTCGGCTACCAACAAGATCATTTCCAGCAACCCGTCAATATTAATTTTCTGGCGAGCCGAAACATGCACGCACGGCACATTACCACCGTACTCTTCGACAATCACGTCCAGTGCGGCCAACTGTTGCTTGATCCGATCGGGATTCGCCGTTGGCAAATCAATCTTATTAATTGCCACAATCATCGGCACACCGGCCGCTTTGACGTGAGCAATGGCTTCTTCAGTTTGTGGTTTGACACCATCATCGGCGGCGACCACCAAGACAACGATATCGGTAACTTGGGCACCGCGCGCGCGCATGGCGGTAAACGCCTCGTGGCCGGGTGTATCGAGGAAGGTAATCTTCCGGTGATTCACCTCAACCTGATACGCACCGATATGTTGGGTGATCCCACCGGCCTCGCCTTCTGCTACCCGTGTCGAGCGAATTGCATCAAGCAACTTGGTCTTTCCGTGGTCAACGTGACCCATAATCGTAACGACGGGTGGGCGAGGGCGCATCTCTTCCGGTGGTTGGGATCGTAGTACCTCTTTAACGTCTTCAACGATCCCAACCATTTGTTCAGGCATATTTTCGACCGTTTCAATCCCAAAATCGGTCATGATAAGGGCAGCCGTCTCATAATCGATTTGCTGATTGATATTGGCAATCATGCCCGCTTTGAGCATGGTCTTCAAAATATCGGCAGCGCCAATACCGGTCGCTTCCGACAACTCGCGCACCGTCATGACCGGAGGTAATGCAACCGGGCCGCGCGGACGCATCACCGGGCGGGTCGTCGTTGGGGTGGGCGGACGGCGCAACACGGCCTCGCGTTCGCGTTCACGTTCTTCAGGTTGAGGACGGCCACGGGATTGTTGTGAGCGAGCATTACGGGTATTCGTACCGCGAGCCGGGGCCGGTGTCGCACCACCGCCGCGCACCGGAGCCGGCGTACTGCCGCCACTCCGCGACGCAGCCGGCGCATTATTACCACGAGCGGGTTGGTTGCCACTCCGGGCATTTGCCGGTGCTGCCGGTCGCGCATTTCCTTGGTTGGTCGGTGTATTGCGTCCGCCGGTGGACGACGAACGCCCACCACCGGTCGATTGATTGGCCGGCTGCCGATGAGCACCGGTAGCAGTTGGAGTACGCCCCGTTCCTGTCTGTTGATTGCTTGTGCGATTCGTCGATTGGCCGGTGCTACGCCCGCTACCCGTTCCCGTACCGCCTGTATCTCGTCGTGGCTTCTCACTCATCTTCAACTTCCTTTCTGGAGAGCAGCCCGGCTCAGGGAAGCTCTCGCGTCATCAGGCGCACATACGTCAACGGTGCGTTGCGTAGAATCCACTGGAATCGGCTATTCAGATACCGCTGACGTTGTCGCCTGCAACAATTGTCGAGCCATTTGTTCTATTGCCGCCCGATCATCGAGATGCAGCATCGAAATCTTCAATGCCCGTTCAATCGCATGGCGGCGCAAGGCTTGTGTCCAACATTCTGGGTTGTGGCATAAGTAAGCGCCACGGCCGGATCGTTTACCGGTTGGATCAATCGTTACTCGCCCTTGTGCATCGCGTACCAATCGGATCAGCGCACGTTTTGCATCGCTGTGTCGACATACGATACACGTGCGTTGTGGGATGTGCCGTGGTCGCGGCGTACCGGTTTGAGCTTTGGCCGCCATCGCCTTACTCCTCATCAGGCGAAGCCTGTCCACCTTCCAGCAAGATATAGGAGGCGAACAGGCGGTCATTATAGTAAATAAAGATCTTTTGCGATGTTGCCCGTACCTGCACCGTCTGTCCAACCAAATCGTTACCGAGTGGGCCGTAGCGATGACCGCGGTAGCGGATGGTGCCGTCAGCCTGTACGATGCGCTGTTCAACCGGGGCATGCGCCAATTCGGCTGCAATCACCATCTGTTCGGCCTCAGCTTCAGCGCGGGCCTCAGCAGCGGCCCGTTCCTCTTCGAGCAACGCCGACGCACTCTTAATATCGATCCGCCAACCGGTGAGCTTCGCTGCCAGCCGGACGTTCTGCCCTTCCTTACCGATTGCCAGCGAAAGTTGTTTGTCGGGGACAATCACCAGCGCGGTATGGTCGTGATCGTGGAGATGCACCTCAACCACTTGTGCCGGCGAGAGGGCGTTGGCGATATACTCACGTGGATCCGACGACCACTGCACCACATCGATCTTTTCGCCGTTTAGCTCATTAACAATATTCTGAATGCGGATACCACGCATGCCGACGCATGACCCGACCGGATCGATCCCCTCTTGGCGGGCCGCAACAGCGACTTTCGTGCGCAGACCGGGTTCACGGGCCACCGACTTAATCTCAACCGACCCGTTGTAGATTTCGGGAACTTCCATCTCAAACAGGCGGTTGATCAGATTCTTGTGCGCGCGCGACGCAATCAGGCGAGGGCCGCGATCATCCTTCTTGACCTCGAGCAGCAATACCTTGAGCCGCTGGCCGTGGTAATAGCGATCGTTTGCCACTTGCTCTTTCGGCGGGATAATGGCCTCGGCCTTCCCTATCTCAAGGATCACGTTGCCGCGTGGCCCGTTGTTGCGCTGTACCGTCGCCGTCACCAACTCGCCTTCGCGATCTTCAAATTCGCTATAGATATAGCTCCGTTCGATCTCTTTAATCCCTTGCAACACCACTTGCTTCGCAGTTTGGGCGGCGATCCGGCCAAAATCACGCGGTGTGCTCTCGACCAGCACCGTCTCGCCGATCTGAACGTCGGGCTTGATTTGGCGCGCACTGTTGAGGTCGATCTCAAACCGCTCGTCGTACACTTCATCGACCACTTGCTTCTCGGCGTAGACCCGCGCCATACCGCTGACGGGATCGAGCTTCACCGTCACTTCTACCGCCGGTGGATTGGGGCCGAGTAAGCGCTTGTATGCGCTCACCAATGCCCGTTCCATCACGTCAATGATGGCCTCTTTTGGAATACCGCGTTCAGACGCAATCTGAGTAATTGCCGCGTAAAAATCGCTTTTCATCGCTGTAACTCGCCTGACAATAAGAAAAGTGGGTTTGACCCACTTTCCACCCGAACCACGCAGACTGCTGCGCTAGACCACTGCTCTGGCAGCGGAAGCGGCTTGCTAGCGGTACTCACAGACGGTTCATTGC includes the following:
- a CDS encoding permease, with protein sequence MEQIFTKPSRQSDSRAWLIVVGAAVIWLIAYNTIQPLANWLTYDLIGLDEGSHLGESVAFFLYDVPKILLLLSGMIFVISTLRSFFSPERTRAFLGGKREGVGNILAAGLGVLTPFCSCSAVPLFIGFVEAGIPLGVTFSFLIAAPMVNEVALVMLFGTFGWQVALLYLVAGMSVAIVAGVIIGRLKLERYVEEFVWQIKGGGGTVALENPTWAERFAGAWENTREIVGKVWFYVVIGIAIGAGIHGYVPEDALAGILGRDAWWSVPAGVALGVPLYSNAAGIIPVVQALMAKGAALGTVLAFMMAVVALSLPEMIILRRVLKPQLIAVFVGVVASGIVLVGYLFNVVMAN
- a CDS encoding thioredoxin family protein, which gives rise to MVDVKVLGPGCPNCQKLEARVRNVIQRYQLAASVEKVTDYAQIMRWNVMRTPGLVVNDVLVSAGRIPSEEEIAGWLKQ
- a CDS encoding ArsR/SmtB family transcription factor, whose translation is MRSTTATKQAHLFKALMHPVRIEIIEILRQGESCVCHIEAILGLRQAYVSQQLAVLRKAGLIGDRRDGPNIYYRLLRREVLDLLDMARAMIDESEPWQPIPVGCVCPQCQTKVSVSEREVKQWST
- a CDS encoding heavy metal-responsive transcriptional regulator; this translates as MHIRDLARQTGVSPKTIRYYEQIGLLPPPQRAENNYRCYTQADVERLRFIVGARSLDLSLREIAAILAISDHGEAPCTEMINTLDHHITAIDRRIADLQALRGLLIGLRQQGDQNATLWEDCVCALVRDRVSIAERNAGSDRA
- the arsJ gene encoding organoarsenical effux MFS transporter ArsJ; amino-acid sequence: MKPVQSTGTTTTSTQRQADRRNYLLVTVAYWADTLTDGAIRMLVLFYFAQLGYSPFAVASLFLFYEIFGVITNLFGGYLGARFGLKITLFAGLTVQLVALSMLAFAPPSLLVVPYVMAAQALSGIAKDLTKMSSKSAVKLVVGEGEGQLYRWVSVLTGSKNAIKGLGFFVGALLLTIFGFQTALLMLAALVLAALIGAVSAISGDLGTADKKAKFKQMFSPNRAVNLLAAARIFLFGARDVWFVVGVPVFFITVLGWDFWLAGGFMAAWTIGYGFVQAATPALIRRRVADARAPDGRTAMWLAFALAAFPAAIALALGTGFAPTAAVVIGLLTFGVIFALNSAVHSYLILAYADDAKVAMNVGFYYMANALGRLAGTVLSGALYQWGMQNGLYGGLIACLWASAGFVLMAGLLSIRLPTPTRVVTGEWKVAGE
- a CDS encoding ArsJ-associated glyceraldehyde-3-phosphate dehydrogenase — protein: MAVRVGINGFGRIGRLALRAAWGWPELEFVHINEIGGDTAVAAHLLTFDSVHGRWPPEVHGEGDRLVIDGHAIGYSQIKDPAAVPWAAAGVEIVLEATGKFRTTEQLAAYFAAGVKKVIVAAPVKGEALNVVMGVNDHWYDPARHHLLTAASCTTNCLAPIVKVIHEGIGIRHGMITTIHSSTNTQSVHDQPYKDLRRARASSLSLIPTTTGSATAIGLIFPELQGKLDGQAVRVPLLNASLTDCVLEVTRPTTVTEVNDLLRTAAEGSLKGILAYETRPLVSIDFVTDPHSAIVDSLCTMVTNGTQVKIYAWYDNEWGYANRYVELARKVAMAL
- a CDS encoding class I SAM-dependent methyltransferase; the protein is MNSENIPFDPYYKKRITYTLRGQQFAFDVGHTIFSSFQIDEGTDLLLRLIEPAMTTPQHILDLGCGCGVIGICLARRFPNAHVTLVDKDLLAVRYARHNAILNATPNVTVLGSVGLSDAPPGPYDLIVSNIPAKIGDYAIEHEFILAPLRHLRPGGEYWFVVVSGLNHLIPRLGPRHQLRLKEIKKRAGHSVYRIIAPTHLD
- the rbfA gene encoding 30S ribosome-binding factor RbfA, which produces MAKQRLQQVADTMQRILGEVIQTELKDPRVGFASVTKVEVSADLQHAKVYISIMGTPEERATTMAALQRARGFLRKRVAEEMRHMRFIPELHLIEDTSIDYSLHINDVIRQIQHERMVNPPRIDDEQ
- the infB gene encoding translation initiation factor IF-2; protein product: MSEKPRRDTGGTGTGSGRSTGQSTNRTSNQQTGTGRTPTATGAHRQPANQSTGGGRSSSTGGRNTPTNQGNARPAAPANARSGNQPARGNNAPAASRSGGSTPAPVRGGGATPAPARGTNTRNARSQQSRGRPQPEEREREREAVLRRPPTPTTTRPVMRPRGPVALPPVMTVRELSEATGIGAADILKTMLKAGMIANINQQIDYETAALIMTDFGIETVENMPEQMVGIVEDVKEVLRSQPPEEMRPRPPVVTIMGHVDHGKTKLLDAIRSTRVAEGEAGGITQHIGAYQVEVNHRKITFLDTPGHEAFTAMRARGAQVTDIVVLVVAADDGVKPQTEEAIAHVKAAGVPMIVAINKIDLPTANPDRIKQQLAALDVIVEEYGGNVPCVHVSARQKINIDGLLEMILLVADLEDLRANPNAPAVGTIIEAKLDKSRGPVATVLIQNGTLHLEDNVLVGCVAGKIKSMFSDSGKRLRHAEPSTPVEIIGLEGVPQAGDILQVMDDLVLAREIALQRQRQQRAEAMAASARGTSLEELFGKVKQGQVKELNLILKADVQGSLDAIAHLIEQLNQSQNEVQTRIIHRGVGAITEGDVNLALASHAIIIGFNARPDPAARRHAEQHGIDIRFYNIIYQLQDDLKKAMAGMLAPTFKEVVEGYAEVRNIFRLPTREVVAGVYVTDGKITRTGQNVRVLRRGVVIHDGKISSLKRFKDDVREVTAGYECGLIVEGFNDIEIGDALEFYRQEQVAATL
- the rnpM gene encoding RNase P modulator RnpM, which encodes MAAKAQTGTPRPRHIPQRTCIVCRHSDAKRALIRLVRDAQGRVTIDPTGKRSGRGAYLCHNPECWTQALRRHAIERALKISMLHLDDRAAIEQMARQLLQATTSAVSE
- the nusA gene encoding transcription termination factor NusA, translated to MKSDFYAAITQIASERGIPKEAIIDVMERALVSAYKRLLGPNPPAVEVTVKLDPVSGMARVYAEKQVVDEVYDERFEIDLNSARQIKPDVQIGETVLVESTPRDFGRIAAQTAKQVVLQGIKEIERSYIYSEFEDREGELVTATVQRNNGPRGNVILEIGKAEAIIPPKEQVANDRYYHGQRLKVLLLEVKKDDRGPRLIASRAHKNLINRLFEMEVPEIYNGSVEIKSVAREPGLRTKVAVAARQEGIDPVGSCVGMRGIRIQNIVNELNGEKIDVVQWSSDPREYIANALSPAQVVEVHLHDHDHTALVIVPDKQLSLAIGKEGQNVRLAAKLTGWRIDIKSASALLEEERAAAEARAEAEAEQMVIAAELAHAPVEQRIVQADGTIRYRGHRYGPLGNDLVGQTVQVRATSQKIFIYYNDRLFASYILLEGGQASPDEE